TGCGCCGCACGGAAAAGGTGGAGCTGAACGACGAAGACAGGGAGAAGCTGAAAGCGATTGAAGCAGAGATCAACGCCATCATCGAAAGTGATGTATGCCCCCCGGTGATCCATAACAGAATATGCCGGCAATGCAGTTATTATGAGTTTTGCTACGTGGAAGAGTAATGTCGGAACGGAGATTTTAAGAGATTATTCGATTAATGGGATAAAACAATGATTATGAAGTATGCCGATATCACCGAGAAGATTATTAAATATGCCTTCAAGGTGCATAATATACTGGGAAATGGCTTTCAAGAGGTCATTTATCAACGTGCCTTAGAAATTGATTTGCAGGGTTCAGATCTTGAATTTTCGCGTGAATTTGAAATGCCTATCTTTTACGAAGGTGCTCAGATAGGTACGCGCAGAGTTGATTTTCTGGTTGAAAAAATCATCAGCGTAGAGTTGAAAGCTGTGATTCACTTAGAGAGTGTGCATTTGGCGCAAGCGATGAACTACTTGGAGGCCTATAATTTAGAGGTAGGCTTATTAATCAACTTTGGAGCAAACAGCCTGGAATTTAAGAGACTGACAAATAAAAAATACAAAACCAATGCCTGAACCCAAATTTTAGGAGATTTCCAGAATAAGGAGAATTAGCCATCTCATTCATCCAATAATCTCTTAAAATCCCGGTTCTGACTTTTTCTGTCTAATAATGAAGAAAACCTACTATCTTTTTAATCCCGGCCATTTGGAACGAAAGGACAATACGCTGAAGTTTACACCAGTGGAGGAAGACGGCAACGGGCTTCCGCAGGAAGGACAGGCACGGTATCTGCCGGTGGAAAACATCAGCGATTTGTATGTATTTGGTTCGCTGACGGCGAAAAGTTCACTGTATAACTTTTTGGGACAAAATGATATCGCGGTGCACTTCTTCGATTACTACGAGAACTACACCGGATCGTTTATGCCAAAAGATTCTCTGTTGTCTGGACGTATGTTACTGGCACAGACCGCGCATTATCAGGATAAAAAACAACGGGTTGTTATAGCGCGCAAGTTCATTGAAGGGGCGGCATTCAACATGGTGAAAAACCTGAAGTATTACGATAAGCGGGGACGGGATATGGAACCGTTGGTTGACACCATCGAAGGATATGCTTCGTCGATTCCTGCCGTGACGGGCGTGGATGAGCTGATGGGACTGGAGGGTAACATCAGGCAGGTGTATTACGATGCATTTGAGTTGATAATTAATGATTTCACGATGGGGAACCGTACCAAGCAACCTCCCAACAACGAAGTCAATGCGTTGATATCGTTTGGAAACATGATGTGCTACAGTCAATGCCTGCGTGCCATTCACCAGACGCAACTCAACCCGACAATCAGCTATCTGCACACGCCGGGGGAACGGCGTTACTCGCTGGCGCTGGATGTGGCGGAGATATTTAAGCCTATCCTTGTGGATAGAGTGATCTTTAAGGTGCTAAATAAGAAAGAGATTCAGAAAAAACATTTTGATACCAAGCTCAACCGTTGCCTGCTGAATGAACAGGGGAAAAAGATTTTTGTGAAAGCCTTTGAAGAGCGTTTAACGGAAACCATTAAGCACCGAACCTTGAATCGTGATGTAAGTTACAAACAACTAATGAAACTGGAGTGCTATAAACTGAGCAAACATCTGCTCGGCATGGAAGAATATAAACCGTTTAAGATGTGGTGGTAAAGATTGAAGGACTGAAGGATTGAGGGATTGAAGGTGAAGAATATTGCATGATAAATCAATAATAGATATGATGACAAACCTTGCATTTAAAGAACAAATGAACAATAGGTTGAAACGGTTTGCACTTGAGATTATCAAATTATATCAATCATTACCTTCTACGGGGGAAGCGACAGTGATTGGAAAACAGGTATTACGACCGGGGACTTCCATAGCTGCTAATTATAGGGTAGCTTGCCAATCTCGTTCAGGGAAAGAATTTTATAGTAAACTGTCAATTGTAGTCGAAGAAGCTGATGAGACTTTGTTTTGGCTGGAATTATTAGCTGAAGCCGGAATCGTTTCGATGGAACGTTTAGCGATGATTATGCAGGAATCAGTCGAAATTGTAAAGATTATGGCAACAGCCCGTAAAAATTTTACCCGGTCTACCGGTAAATGATTATTTGATTATCCAGTTGAATTGAAGGTGATACTAGTCAGAAATTGTAGCGGTGTTATTCAGTTATTCAGTCACTCAATTATTCAGTTATTATTTTATGTATGTCATTTTAGTATATGATGTTGGTGAAAAGCGGGTGGGCAAGATGCTGAGGCTATGCCGGAAATATCTTAACTGGATACAGAACTCGGTGTTCGAGGGCGAAATTACTGAAGTGAAGCTACATGAATTGAAAATAAAGGCGGGCGATATCATGCATGAAGAAGAGGATAGCCTGATTATTTTTAAAAGCCGAAATGAAAAATGGCTTGACAAGGAAATTATTGGGAAAGAGCGCAGTAGCGTAGAAACTTTTTTATAGCAGATTGTCGAATGCAATATACGAACTCCTTTAGGCAGTGCAAAGGATCAATAAAATGGGACTGCGAGATCTTTGACATTCTGAATAACAATTCATTACATTATATTGTCGAAACCCCGGGCAAAACATAGAACCGGACATCGACAACTTCGGCACAAGAATAAGCGGTTGAAAGCATCACTGAAATGCCCTAAAATCGCTTATATTTGTGCTCGAATTAACGACTACAAATCAGACCAAAGTGGAATTGAAATATTCACATTTGAATTATAATCGAACGCAACACATATCTACAAATCAGACCAAAGTGGAATTGAAATATCACCCATTTCGCGTGCTAGTTTTGCAAGAAGCATCTACAAATCAGACCAAAGTGGAATTGAAATCAATCTCATATTTATCAATATCAGAAAAATAGTAACACTACAAATCAGACCAAAGTGGAATTGAAATAAACGAAAAATCACCTATTTGCTTTGTAATTTCTTCTACAAATCAGACCAAAGTGGAATTGAAATACTCGAAACCTCGTTGTTGGTTGAATTCCTTGAACACCTACAAATCAGACCAAAGTGGAATTGAAATCGCAAACTATACAGAATGAAACGTTGCCAGGCGCTAACTACAAATCAGACCAAAGTGGAATTGAAATAATTTTGTTTAATCGTTCAAAATTGGATAAATGTGCTACAAATCAGACCAAAGTGGAATTGAAATGAATTATTGGATGTTTCAACAACTTTTGCAACATGCTACAAATCAGACCAAAGTGGAATTGAAATTGATGAAGAAGCTCGCTATAGCAGGTTTGGAGCCTGCCTACAAATCAGACCAAAGTGGAATTGAAATAAGGCTGACATTATTACTGTTAATATCCAGCCAATCTACAAATCAGACCAAAGTGGAATTGAAATCTTGGTATGAGTATTAAATTGTTAATATTTGACTGACTACAAATCAGACCAAAGTGGAATTGAAATTGAGAAAGTTTCGCAGGAATATGAGAAAAAAGCGGTCTACAAATCAGACCAAAGTGGAATTGAAATGAAAAATGCGGAATACCGGCGAAAATGGCTGAATACTACAAATCAGACCAAAGTGGAATTGAAATATATTTAAATGAAACTTCTAATTTTCTAAGGTAGTCTACAAATCAGACCAAAGTGGAATTGAAATGAATCCATCATCAACATAATAACCTGACGTGATTCTACAAATCAGACCAAAGTGGAATTGAAATCAGGAAGTTTTGAAAACTTATAAACAAAATCATCCTACAAATCAGACCAAAGTGGAATTGAAATAACTTTATATTCGATTTGCCATCCGGTTTCCCATTCTACAAATCAGACCAAAGTGGAATTGAAATTCCAGACGAGCTTTAGTAAATACATTTGCACGGATCTACAAATCAGACCAAAGTGGAATTGAAATTAGGCTACTGGAGTAGTATCATAAACGGAAAGATTTCTACAAATCAGACCAAAGTGGAATTGAAATGTTAAAGAAAATATCTTCAGTGATTTGACATTGTGCTACAAATCAGACCAAAGTGGAATTGAAATAATTTTTTTAGTGTTAAGTCGTTTCCCCTCATACTACTACAAATCAGACCAAAGTGGAATTGAAATGTTACTTCAATCTTTTCATAAGCTCCAAGCGAGTTTCTACAAATCAGACCAAAGTGGAATTGAAATATATTAAAAAACTTACCAATCGCCAGTCTATTGTCCTACAAATCAGACCAAAGTGGAATTGAAATCGGAAATCAGCCGTTGCATTAACACAAGAAAATAATCTACAAATCAGACCAAAGTGGAATTGAAATATCAATTTCCATTCTATACCAGGACAATTACACCATCTACAAATCAGACCAAAGTGGAATTGAAATAAGAGAACCCCACGCTGTCCTGTATAATTTACCACACTACAAATCAGACCAAAGTGGAATTGAAATTGTGATATATGCCAACCTTTGAAAGTTGTCCGGTCTACAAATCAGACCAAAGTGGAATTGAAATGCAAGAGACGCTATGATAGTATCTCCGTCTTTCACCCTACAAATCAGACCAAAGTGGAATTGAAATCATAGAATGATTCCTGATCGACAAGCATAATAGTAATCTACAAATCAGACCAAAGTGGAATTGAAATTACGCTACTTGACTTTCGAGGTACGGAAGCATAGAACTACAAATCAGACCAAAGTGGAATTGAAATATAATTCAGGAGCCGAAATACATGTGTCAAACTGCTACAAATCAGACCAAAGTGGAATTGAAATATATTTAAATGAAACTTCTAATTTTCTAAGGTAGTCTACAAATCAGACCAAAGTGGAATTGAAATGAATCCATCATCAACATAATAACCTGACGTGATTCTACAAATCAGACCAAAGTGGAATTGAAATGAATGATTCAGTGACTCGCGTATGGAAAACACGGGGCTACAAATCAGACCAAAGTGGAATTGAAATAAAGAAGCAGATATTAACGCTTCGTGAATTTCAAAACTACAAATCAGACCAAAGTGGAATTGAAATGGAGACGACCGTGACATCCGGGACCAACTGAGAGAACTACAAATCAGACCAAAGTGGAATTGAAATTATCGACATATTTGTCCTTAGCGTCTTTATTTTCCCTACAAATCAGACCAAAGTGGAATTGAAATATCAGACAGGCGCTGTTGATAGGCTGTCAATCCAAGCTACAAATCAGACCAAAGTGGAATTGAAATTACTTATCTTTGAGCGTTGCTGTTTTCTTTGCAGTCTACAAATCAGACCAAAGTGGAATTGAAATAACAAGCCAGGTAATACATATACACTGGCAGATCTCCTACAAATCAGACCAAAGTGGAATTGAAATCGCTGGAATAGTGATGATAGAAATTGAAAATTCGCCTACAAATCAGACCAAAGTGGAATTGAAATTTATAAGTCAGATAATGGGATGTAGATCTATTGTTCTACAAATCAGACCAAAGTGGAATTGAAATTTCCAACCGATATTTTGTCGGCATCAACAACACCATCTACAAATCAGACCAAAGTGGAATTGAAATGAATTGCTTCGAAAACAGCAAGAGTTCCTATTTGCTACAAATCAGACCAAAGTGGAATTGAAATGAAAATGAGATTATTATTTGATCAAACTCATTGAACTACAAATCAGACCAAAGTGGAATTGAAATTTATCACATATGGTCAACATTACCGTTTATTAAATCCTACAAATCAGACCAAAGTGGAATTGAAATAAAACAGCTATAAACCAAAACTGCAATAAACTTCATTCTACAAATCAGACCAAAGTGGAATTGAAATAAAACACTCATAAGCCTCTGTAGTTCAACGGATAGACTACAAATCAGACCAAAGTGGAATTGAAATACCGCTACGGCCAAAACGGTAGCAATCACAATGTCTACAAATCAGACCAAAGTGGAATTGAAATTAGTAATTGACAATGGTTGGATTGATAATCCCGTTCTACAAATCAGACCAAAGTGGAATTGAAATTTTTGTCAAAAGGAAGTGCCTGCATGTTGATATTACGCTACAAATCAGACCAAAGTGGAATTGAAATAGTTTTTCGGCTTGTGCTTCAATCGTGGCGTTCAATCTACAAATCAGACCAAAGTGGAATTGAAACAAAAAGGAAATTTCTTTAAAGATATAATCCATGTTGGCTACAAATCAGACCAAAGTGGAATTGAAACTCTACATATATCCAGCATTGAAACTGATCTGTAGCACTACAAATCAGACCAAAGTGGAATTGAAACCAGGTTTTGTATATTCTCGGCTCGCTGATCGGCGGCCTACAAATCAGACCAAAGTGGAATTGAAACAAATACAGCAGGAAAAAATAAAATTGATTACCTCACTACAAATCAGACCAAAGTGGAATTGAAACATAATCCGATCGTCTATCTTCGCAAAAGTACGAAACTACAAATCAGACCAAAGTGGAATTGAAACAAAGTTCCTATCTCCAGAAAGCGTGCTCTGGATCCCTACAAATCAGACCAAAGTGGAATTGAAACGAGGGAGAGGTAACACTTAGACCTCTTGGAGAGCCAGACTACAAATCAGACCAAAGTGGAATTGAAACACAAGTAGCTGATTTGTAACCACCCCTCCGCTTTGACTACAAATCAGACCAAAGTGGAATTGAAACATTATAGTCTCAAACACGGCTAATCTCGAAGCCGCTCTACAAATCAGACCAAAGTGGAATTGAAACAAATATACTGGGGCTGGAGTTACAAAGCCATTTTCTTTCTACAAATCAGACCAAAGTGGAATTGAAACTAACCTCTGATCTTTGCCTGTCGATCTCATTTGCTCTACAAATCAGACCAAAGTGGAATTGAAACGATCATCCAGTCCATTAATCCTTTTTTCCCGATCTGCCTACAAATCAGACCAAAGTGGAATTGAAACGCGTAATTCAGGTATCTTCCTATTCGCCGATCATGCTACAAATCAGACCAAAGTGGAATTGAAACATCAACAACGCTTGACGGATTGGGTAGCTTACGTAACTACAAATCAGACCAAAGTGGAATTGAAACTCAATCGATCGCGACGCTTTCTTATCGGCCTTCGATCTACAAATCAGACCAAAGTGGAATTGAAACAATTTAATGAAACTCATCTCCCTTGGACGGATGAACTACAAATCAGACCAAAGTGGAATTGAAACATTAAAAAAAGAATGGGAATCGCTCGGAGATAGTCTCTACAAATCAGACCAAAGTGGAATTGAAACCTTCAATACGGGTAACTTGGCCGGCTATGAATTCGACTACAAATCAGACCAAAGTGGAATTGAAACCGGGAGATATTGACGGTATTACTTCATTAACGACTAACTACAAATCAGACCAAAGTGGAATTGAAACCTTACAATATTCCCAATATCCGTATTTGCCGTGTTGCTACAAATCAGACCAAAGTGGAATTGAAACTAAGCCGTGATCAAACAGCTTGTCGGAGTATCCAGCTACAAATCAGACCAAAGCCAAACTGA
The sequence above is drawn from the Microbacter margulisiae genome and encodes:
- a CDS encoding GxxExxY protein; its protein translation is MKYADITEKIIKYAFKVHNILGNGFQEVIYQRALEIDLQGSDLEFSREFEMPIFYEGAQIGTRRVDFLVEKIISVELKAVIHLESVHLAQAMNYLEAYNLEVGLLINFGANSLEFKRLTNKKYKTNA
- the cas1b gene encoding type I-B CRISPR-associated endonuclease Cas1b; protein product: MKKTYYLFNPGHLERKDNTLKFTPVEEDGNGLPQEGQARYLPVENISDLYVFGSLTAKSSLYNFLGQNDIAVHFFDYYENYTGSFMPKDSLLSGRMLLAQTAHYQDKKQRVVIARKFIEGAAFNMVKNLKYYDKRGRDMEPLVDTIEGYASSIPAVTGVDELMGLEGNIRQVYYDAFELIINDFTMGNRTKQPPNNEVNALISFGNMMCYSQCLRAIHQTQLNPTISYLHTPGERRYSLALDVAEIFKPILVDRVIFKVLNKKEIQKKHFDTKLNRCLLNEQGKKIFVKAFEERLTETIKHRTLNRDVSYKQLMKLECYKLSKHLLGMEEYKPFKMWW
- a CDS encoding four helix bundle protein encodes the protein MMTNLAFKEQMNNRLKRFALEIIKLYQSLPSTGEATVIGKQVLRPGTSIAANYRVACQSRSGKEFYSKLSIVVEEADETLFWLELLAEAGIVSMERLAMIMQESVEIVKIMATARKNFTRSTGK
- the cas2 gene encoding CRISPR-associated endonuclease Cas2, which translates into the protein MYVILVYDVGEKRVGKMLRLCRKYLNWIQNSVFEGEITEVKLHELKIKAGDIMHEEEDSLIIFKSRNEKWLDKEIIGKERSSVETFL